In one Marinifilum sp. JC120 genomic region, the following are encoded:
- the rplB gene encoding 50S ribosomal protein L2 (one of the primary rRNA-binding proteins; required for association of the 30S and 50S subunits to form the 70S ribosome, for tRNA binding and peptide bond formation), whose protein sequence is MHLYKTSTPSTRNGXVXSQVKSNPRNNLICGQHHCGKGRNARGIITARHRGGGHKRLYRKIDFRRNA, encoded by the coding sequence ATACATTTATACAAAACTTCTACYCCGAGCACACGMAATGGARCCGTMGRCAGTCAAGTGAAATCCAATCCACGAAATAATTTGATCTGTGGGCAGCATCATTGTGGTAAAGGTCGTAATGCCAGAGGAATAATTACCGCAAGGCATAGAGGGGGAGGTCATAAGCGTCTATACCGTAAAATAGATTTTCGACGAAATGC
- the rplW gene encoding 50S ribosomal protein L23 codes for MDGIKYAVFTDKSIRLLXKNQYTXNVESGSTRTEIKHWVELFFGVKVIAMNSHRLPGKXXRMGPIXGHTMHYRRMIITLQPGYSIPPLRKKRT; via the coding sequence ATGGATGGAATCAAATATGCAGTATTTACAGACAAAAGTATTCGGTTATTGRGGAAAAATCAATATACTTYTAATGTCGAATCAGGATCAACTAGGACAGAAATAAAGCATTGGGTCGAACTCTTYTTTGGTGTCAAGGTAATAGCTATGAATAGTCATCGACTCCCSGGAAAGGKTARAAGAATGGGACCYATTMTGGGACATACAATGCATTACAGACGTATGATCATTACGCTTCAACCGGGTTATTCTATTCCACCTCTTAGAAAGAAAAGAACTTAA